The following is a genomic window from Plasmodium knowlesi strain H genome assembly, chromosome: 1.
TTGCCAGCCAATTCCTTTGGCAAAATACCTGCCTCGATGTTTTgcatgaattttttattttcttcaaggTTTAGATCTCGGAATTCTCCATCATCTACaatgaacccatttttatatagCGTGATTCTTCTGCAGTTTTCTGGCAACTTGGACGTAAAGAAACTAGGGGCCATGTCATCGTCTGAGTTTTCCACTTCCAGTCCGCTGTTTTGACCGCCTGTATAGTGCGCTACGCGttccttgtttttcttttcctccttcctcaGGTCGCTAAGGGATCTGCAGTGGggatcacaaaaaaaaaaaaaaaaaaaaggggttaaATTGAGAAAGAAATGAAGCGACACACTAAAATGTTTTATCTTCATGGATGGGAAGGGGCTCAACCCCATGTGTACAAGCGGAACGCTTCCTTTGTCCATACATAGGGCCGACTTAACAGGACACACAAAACAGAAATTCGCATCGTCTACGCACATCACTCTCCTACTCATGGAACTGTCCAAAGTGCAAACGCTCCCTAACCAATAATTACATACCTTATGTTCGACATGGTTCCTACACTTTGCAAatgattctttttaaattttgggGGGGATGTTATTCAAACTGGAGGAGTTTCACCGGCAGGGAAGACTCTCTGGTACTCTTACAAAGataacgtatttttttttttttttttttttttttttttttttttgcttcaggggtggaaaggaaaaatgaatacttAGTTAACCTTTGACATAAAGTTTTGGCTTAATTTACGCGAAGGTAGCGAGCTTTCCTTTCGCCGCTCGAGGGTGGAGAAGAAACTTGGCAGAAAGAGGGTCGCGCAAAACGGGGAGAAGCGAAAAAAGGCGACGAAAAGGATGGCAAAAAGGATGGTGAAATTTTGCcccaaaaaattgcaaaaaatatatacggTCAAAATTATGCCGTTAAAATGTGccgtaaaaatataacgACGAAATTGTGTCAATTTTTTGCGTCCAAAGCGGGGCGTTCgcgtgcaggaaaaaaacgttccttttttttttttttttttttttttttttttttttcctctctgcTCATGCAATAACTGAATAGGGAGAATTGATGTGGGGAAATAAAATCAGGAAGAAATTATGGAACAGAGAGAGAAAGCATAGAGGAAATGAGAAATAAAGAATTGGTCCAGTTCATAGAAGTTGTTCCATTCGGTTGGTATGACCCCTTTCCCATCGCATGTGAAGTGGGAGGTTCCACCTTGGCGATTTGTTCATTCTCGCGCATTTATGTCTTGGTGCCATTCCTGAGGGCTGGTTCCTTCTCAGATTAATACACAACTGGAGAGGATGTAAAAGGGGGACTACTCAGGAGCGCAATTGTCTCCCATCCACTCGAAATGCAGAATGTTTTCCTCAGCATGGGAGGGGAGGGGCTTCGCGCCGTGACGCGATGATAACCTCGTAATAATAAGATGGTGATATAATGGCCCACCCATTAGTACTTTTCCCTTCGATGGAATAAACACATGGACAGGCACAGGAACTGGTACATAAACATGTAAGCGTGGTCACCGTGTTGAAACAGTTGGATGCCTCCCTGTAGACACAAGTGCGGAAAAGCGCGGCGATTTTTCCAGGCCTTGCCTCACTTTTTGGAACATGGTGGGAAAATaacgaaatgggaaaatcGTAAGTTCCTCAGGAGGACCAAGGACGGGGTGATGTCCAAATGATGGTTAAATAACGTCCCCGCCAAAGGGGGATCACTGAAATGGGGGTACGCAAAAAGgagtgcaggaaaaaaatgagggcAAAGTGGGAAGATGAAATGTGCATATTTACGTTTACGCTTATGTTtacacgtgtatatatatttttttttttttttttttttttttttggctagctacattgtaaaaaaaaaaaaaatttgaacttTTGAAATTTCTGAGCTTtttagctgttttttttttttttttttttttttttttttttttttttcttgcgtGCGGTGTGTTGGCACTTCAAAAAGTAGACCCAAAAGAaacatcacttttttttttctacattacAGAAATGGTAAGTTAGCAATTTTCAGTTggagggttttttttttttcttctttccaaaGTTTGTGATGTCGGGGAgaatttccttttaaaaagggTTGTGCCAAGGTGGAAAGCCGCGTCGCGCTCGTTTGGTGTGCTCATGTGTTCTTTTCGCCCCTTTTTCTTAACTGGTTTTCTCATCTGGTTTGCCCTTGGGTTCTGAACCACGCTTTCCTGAGGgtttttacttcattttattttattttatgtttttttttttttattattttatcctattattttcatgtttattttttccttcttgcaTGGGGCGAATCCTTCACACGCAGAAcaaattggagaaaaaaaaatacaaaatgatCACACTACTACTGTCGTTGTGActtgttctctttttttttccacacgcGTTGCCACCCATCCCACTTTATTGTTGGtcgtttttaatttgtagACCAACTTGTTGTTTAAACTTTACGAGTTAGTGTTTTCCGCggagttctttttttgtgtcaaatgtgcccttttttttttttttttttttcctttttttttcttttttcgttttatttaGCTTTATCTTGCTACCcttctttccatctttttttttttttttttttttggtcccttttcatttttttttttcgtcagtttttcgtttttttgctCCCCTGAAGCAAAGGTTCCAAATGGTTATAAAAGGCTGGTCCACTGTTTGACTTACCGCAAGGCATAGTAGACCATTTCCAAACATGCATAGAGGGAGATGTTAACCACATGCACAGGAGGAAGGTTAAGGTTTATGTATATACCCTCCGAATGTTCTTCGTATTTGTCCAAGTTAGCACTCCGCAAGGGTGATCATGAATTCATATTCATACCACGTTGTAACGCATAAACATAACGTGTGCGTGTGAATTTACTCTTTTGCTTGTTACACCGGCAAGTGAGTTGCGAAAGGAGGTTCAAGTGGAATTCGCATTGGACAAGAAGTTAGAGAATcagtcttcccttttacaTCAACGTAACCCGTTTAATTCATTTCAGTTcatgtttcttttctttctttttcttttttttttttttttttttttttttattttcccaagCTCTGTATACTTTATCAGATGTGTTGGCAAATTTTGCACAAATGAGCAAATCAGCCAAGTCACGCCTTCTGtgcaatctttttttttttatttattttgctccATTTTAATATATACCATCCGAGTATTCGTCTACACTTTAAAGACATACAAAACATCGCGAGAAATTACCCCTTCATGTTACTCGAATAACATGCCACCTGCCGGGAGGACATATTTTGGGGGATAGATAAATAATAGCTACTCGTCGGGGGAAGGAGACGGGAAGTAGGAGTGCCCCGGAAATAGTGTGGCCCCTTCGTCGTCTTCCTTTTCGTCCAACTTTGCTTTGCTTTGCTTTGCTTTGCTTTGCTTTGCtttgctttgcttttttttttttttttttttttttttttttttttttttttcttcttgcatTTTACTGCTAACCTGCGTACATGGGAGGTTGACGGTACTAATTCGAGTGAGACTCAGAAGTTAAATGAGCACCTACCCACGCAAGATGAAGGACACCAAAGTGTTAAGGACGCTCCTCTGTGGAGCTTTGTTTTTACTCCACTTATGCCAGGATGCCAGATGCCACAAGGTGTATAAGGTTGGCCCAGAACCCATCCCTTGTTCACAATGCAAAGACTTACGTGAATGTAGTGCGTGTCTgtttgaagaggaagaatctCCATATGCTATCCACTTGAAGCTAAACAAGAACAAGCCAAATGACCATAGCAATTTGAAGAAGCATCACGATTCGCTGAAGCTCGGCGGTGTGAAGTACTACGTGAAGaggggagaaggaatttCTGGCAGTTTAGGTAACCCGTTGGGGAATACCATGGATGATATAGATAGCATTAACGAAGAGATCCAGAACAGGAGGAAGGAGAGCGccggaggaggaaggaacttCATTGAAATGAGCAATTATAAGAAGGATAGCCTATCAGATTACTTTTCGGGTGTGCAGAAGCATGCGCACTCGGAGGTGGGGAGAGTAAACATGGGGgatgaaaagggaaggagggaGAACGAAGGAGGTGAGGGAGGTGAGGGACATGCGAGTGAGCACGCCGACAGAGTGGAAAGGAATTTCATCGACCTGAAGAACACAAACGCAGTGGTGGAACAAACAGAAGAGAATGTCTTTCTAATCCCGTTAAAGCATTTGCGAGATAGCCAATTCGTAGGAAAACTTTTAGTTGGTGTACCCCCACAGGAGATCCACCCCATCTTCGACACGGGAAGTACGAATTTGTGGGTCGTTACAACAGATTGTGAAGAGAAATCTTGCAAAAAAGTTCAGAGGTATAATCCGTATAAATCGAAAACATTTAGGAGATCATTTATCGGGAAGAATCTTCACATCGTTTTCGGATCGGGTTCTATTTCAGGATCCATTGGCAAAGAAACTTTCGTCTTGGGAAACCACACAGTACGAAATCAGACATTTGGATTGGTGGAGAGTGAATCTAACGACAGCTTAAATGGAGATAATATTTTTGACTATATAGACTTTGAAGGTATTGTAGGTCTTGGCTTTCCAGAAATGTTGTCTGCAGGAAaggtttcctttttcgacAACTTACTAAAGCAGAACAAAAATCTCTCCCCGCAGTTTTCCTTCTACATTTCTCCAGATGACAACACCTCTACTTTTATAATAGGTGGTTTGAGTAAATCTTTTTACCAAGGTAGCATATATATGCTGCCTGTTATTAAGGAATATTATTGGGAAGTGGAGTTGGATGGAATTTACGtaggggagaagaaaatttgttGTGAGGAGAAGAGCTACGCGATTTTTGATACAGGGACATCATACAACACTATGCCGAGTGCACAGATAAAAAACTTCTTTGATGTAGTTCCTTCTGTCGCTTGTACGGAAGAGAATTATCAGGATGTCCTTAAAAATTATCCGATCATTAAGTATGTCTTTGGCGACTTGATCATAGAACTCATGCCTGAGGAATACATGATTTTGAATGAGGACAACTGCATTCCGGCTTACATGCAGATTGATGTTCCATCGGAGAAGAATCACGCGTATCTGCTCGGAAGTTTAGCCTTCATGCGACATTACTATACGGTATTCGTGCGTGGCGTGAACGGCAAGCCTTCCATGGTGGGTGTCGCCAAGGCCAAGTCGGCCGCATCAGCTGTGAATTGATGAAGTCATGGAGGGGGCAAGATATAGGAaaggtacacacacacacacacacacacacaacctttttttgttccttcgtAACGCACCGTTAAAAAGTCGATGTAGATGCCTCATCACATTCCTACGCCTCCACAGGTGTATACAAGGACACATatctgtttttgttttttccgcCAAACAAATTTTTCGTCAATCTTTCAAGTACACACTTCGcattactttttttgttgtccgTCAAGCGGAACTGctcctatatatataaatatttttttttttttatgaaaaaacttactccgcttttttttcaacatgcCGTTGCTTCTTAcccattttgcatttttttaaatttgggAAGGAGCAGCGGGATGGGACAGTCTGAATccctctttaattttttttttttttttttttttttttatttctggaTTAGAGGGTACAAGGGGAGGAGGGGACGGGGCTTCATCAACCCATTCTAGTTGTGTGAATTCAATCCAAGTAGTACACATGGAGGAAAGAgttctctttctttctttctgtatgtgtgtgtgtacctcCTTGGTGCATAAAAAGAGTTAGTCTTTCCCCCAGAACGTCTACGTGGGTGACGCCGCAGGGTCTTATACATAGtttattccttttacaaaaaaaaaaaaaaaaaaaaaaaagttcatttgATACGatcaaagaagaagcaaaatgaGAAGCTGATTTAGTTGCATAATCcttttgacaaaaaaaaaaaaaaaaaaaaaaagagaaggggagggggaaaagcgACAGAAAGGGGTATGCACGCGTGGATACAGAAGATTGATCAAATGGAGAGGGGTGT
Proteins encoded in this region:
- a CDS encoding plasmepsin X, putative — translated: MKDTKVLRTLLCGALFLLHLCQDARCHKVYKVGPEPIPCSQCKDLRECSACLFEEEESPYAIHLKLNKNKPNDHSNLKKHHDSLKLGGVKYYVKRGEGISGSLGNPLGNTMDDIDSINEEIQNRRKESAGGGRNFIEMSNYKKDSLSDYFSGVQKHAHSEVGRVNMGDEKGRRENEGGEGGEGHASEHADRVERNFIDLKNTNAVVEQTEENVFLIPLKHLRDSQFVGKLLVGVPPQEIHPIFDTGSTNLWVVTTDCEEKSCKKVQRYNPYKSKTFRRSFIGKNLHIVFGSGSISGSIGKETFVLGNHTVRNQTFGLVESESNDSLNGDNIFDYIDFEGIVGLGFPEMLSAGKVSFFDNLLKQNKNLSPQFSFYISPDDNTSTFIIGGLSKSFYQGSIYMLPVIKEYYWEVELDGIYVGEKKICCEEKSYAIFDTGTSYNTMPSAQIKNFFDVVPSVACTEENYQDVLKNYPIIKYVFGDLIIELMPEEYMILNEDNCIPAYMQIDVPSEKNHAYLLGSLAFMRHYYTVFVRGVNGKPSMVGVAKAKSAASAVN